The following coding sequences are from one Vicia villosa cultivar HV-30 ecotype Madison, WI unplaced genomic scaffold, Vvil1.0 ctg.001004F_1_1, whole genome shotgun sequence window:
- the LOC131632744 gene encoding uncharacterized protein LOC131632744, translating into MTIPYAEQPATLMITVPRPIPYESERVVPWHYGLDVYYYGTKKEDGPKEKFIEAAVANADNFAGTGRITCSGRLFSPQPVQNNADALARAKGKQVVTGGQNSPVHNGAPGNAVSSKDVKELLRITKKSDYKVVEQLGQTQSKISILQLLMCSEGHRDALLRILNGAYVPHEISVSQLEAVANNISAGNGLGFIDRDLPSEGKNHNKALHISIECKGTTLSSVLVDTGSSLNVLPKSALMRNDYAGVKLRPNELVVRAFDGSRRSVFGEVDLPIQVGPQIFTMTFYVMDIQRVYYCLLGRPWIHKAGAMTSTLHQKLKYPVDGKVVTVCGEEDYIPETIMSSLKDAQVVVETGKVEGWGQLIDVHPKFDKNGLGFSTGKQNAAPKPNILSPIKFVSGGVIQNS; encoded by the exons aTGACAATTCCCTATGCAGAGCAACCAGCGACATTGATGATCACTGTTCCTAGGCCGATTCCATATGAGAGTGAGAGGGTCGTTCCTTGGCATTATGGCTTAGACGTGTATTACTATGGTACGAAGAAGGAGGATGGACCGAAAGAGAAATTTATTGAGGCCGCAGTTGCCAACGCTGATAATTTCGCCGGTACTGGTAGGATCACTTGCAGTGGTAGGCTGTTCTCTCCTCAGCCAGTACAAAAcaatgcagatgctttggctaggGCCAAAGGTAAACAAGTGGTGACTGGTGGCCAGAACTCTCCAGTTCATAATGGGGCACCTGGTAATGCTGTATCTTCCAAGGATGTGAAGGAGTTGTTGAGAATTACCAAGAAGTCCGATTACAAagttgttgagcagttgggtcagacccaatcaaagatttccatcttgcAATTGCTGATGTGTTCAGAGGGTCATAGAGACGCTCTATTGAGAATTCTGAATGGTGCCTACGTgccgcatgaaatatctgtgagTCAACTAGAAGCGGTGGCCAATAATATTTCTGCTGGAAATGGTTTGGGGTTTATTGATCGTGATCTTCCTTCTGAGGGGAAAAACCAcaacaaggctttgcatatttcgatagagtgtaaggggacgactttgtcTAGTGTTTTGGTTGATACCGGATCGTCCTTGAATGTGCTTCCCAAGTCGGCCCTTATGAGAAATGACTATGCTGGTGTTAAGTTGAGGCCCAATGAGTTGGTGGTACGTGCTTTTGATGGTTCAAGGAGGTCCGtattcggagaagtagatctacCAATCCAAGTTGGTCCTCAGATCTTCACCATGACCTTTTACGTGATGGATATTCAACGTGTTTATtattgtctgttgggacgaccctggattcacaaggctggcgCTATGACATCtactctacatcagaagttaaagtatccagtTGATGGTAAGGTGGTGACAGTCTGTGGTGAGGAGGATTACATC ccagaaACGATTATGTCTTCCTTGAAAGACGCACAGGTTGTTGTTGAGACTGGCAAGGTGGAAGGCTGGGGGCAATTAATTGATGTGCAtcccaaatttgacaagaatggtcttggtttcagcACTGGGAAGCAGAATGCGGCGCCCAAGCCTAATATCCTCAgcccgatcaagtttgtgagtggTGGTGTCATTCAGAACAGTTAG